In one window of Brevibacillus laterosporus DNA:
- a CDS encoding phage head morphogenesis protein, whose protein sequence is MSIASKITNKVFDYFGYEKKGIGKSDEVKRISNSESPQTYIFDQFNVSTDRIQIIREVRELFKTELRFRITNLRLGADATRGGCKVIVQGSEAHRSHMKMLGKAQPKRLVPGANVAQQVIDDFMRRTKLSSKSNEHIRVLLRDGDIFLNAVVDHVRGLILDVVRAPALTMKRNADEYGIFTDPERAFSQIDPRTQINSFLEIGPPSVSRGDFALYQMNHIRWMSDETELYGTSHYATARKLYRKLDKMETAAAVRREFRSVQKNSHKLPDGTSISDALEYAKQNRLVDDHGDPTKNSHLLSDFFGTADVKAVQGDANLSEMADIEYFDDLIWLNLGVPKAILTSGQNLNRDILKVQYPQYLQSLDDMTDLLEYGDIGPYSGYRGLIDLQLLLAGINPSSIAYDVVWSTKTTETALERLERVQRARGANGGDTLVTNIKAIQTIASDFDIEDPVEMAMMIEEEKARNVALVAKSLPPKEDVKLDEEKDKQTITDVALEDRSKLKEVEVEAEETVLRFFNAVNKRLASYEADEGVTDSIILDYAEDEILNAFEETWEAEQGKLQLSLVKAMTLAGVMGAEKATSLLTTEIKPRIVRSDIREDLLQQSAERIKGMEETTMKRIREELANGFEENLGWRKITKRLEPIIMDKERASLIARNELSWAYDRMQIRTYKGAGIKRVQCDEVLDMRTCDKCRTRHGKTYDIDDYPGLAHPLCRVSWLPVDE, encoded by the coding sequence TTGAGTATCGCTTCAAAAATAACTAACAAGGTGTTTGATTACTTTGGATACGAGAAAAAAGGTATTGGCAAAAGCGATGAAGTGAAAAGAATTTCTAATTCAGAATCACCACAAACGTATATATTTGATCAATTTAATGTGTCTACGGATCGCATACAAATCATTCGTGAGGTCCGAGAACTTTTCAAAACAGAACTACGGTTCAGGATAACGAACCTGCGTTTAGGTGCTGATGCCACCCGTGGTGGATGCAAGGTAATCGTCCAAGGTAGTGAGGCTCATCGTAGCCATATGAAAATGCTAGGAAAAGCACAACCTAAGAGGCTTGTCCCTGGTGCGAATGTTGCCCAACAAGTTATCGATGATTTCATGCGGCGCACTAAGCTTTCCTCGAAATCAAACGAACATATACGGGTGTTACTACGTGATGGAGATATTTTTTTGAACGCAGTGGTTGATCATGTTAGAGGACTTATTTTAGATGTTGTCAGAGCACCTGCATTGACGATGAAGCGCAATGCTGATGAATATGGGATATTTACAGATCCAGAACGAGCTTTTAGTCAAATCGACCCACGTACACAGATCAATTCATTTCTGGAAATTGGTCCACCCTCTGTTTCAAGAGGAGACTTTGCCCTGTACCAGATGAATCATATTCGGTGGATGTCCGATGAAACAGAACTTTACGGGACTTCTCATTACGCAACTGCTAGGAAACTCTATAGAAAGTTAGATAAAATGGAGACGGCAGCAGCCGTACGCAGGGAATTTCGATCTGTTCAGAAGAATAGTCACAAGTTGCCTGATGGAACGAGTATTTCTGACGCATTGGAGTACGCAAAGCAAAACCGATTGGTCGATGATCACGGTGATCCGACTAAAAATTCTCACCTGCTGAGTGATTTTTTCGGTACAGCAGATGTAAAAGCTGTGCAAGGTGATGCAAACCTGTCAGAAATGGCTGATATCGAATATTTTGACGATCTAATATGGTTAAATCTCGGTGTTCCAAAAGCTATTTTAACAAGTGGCCAGAACTTGAATAGAGACATCTTAAAGGTGCAGTACCCACAGTACCTTCAGTCTCTGGACGATATGACAGACTTACTAGAATACGGAGACATCGGGCCATACAGTGGTTATCGAGGCTTAATAGATTTACAGCTACTGTTAGCAGGCATTAATCCTTCTTCTATTGCCTACGATGTTGTTTGGAGTACAAAGACAACCGAAACAGCGTTAGAACGCCTAGAGCGTGTACAGAGAGCGCGTGGTGCCAATGGTGGCGATACCCTTGTTACAAACATCAAAGCTATTCAAACAATCGCGAGTGACTTCGATATTGAAGACCCAGTGGAAATGGCCATGATGATTGAAGAGGAGAAGGCTCGCAATGTCGCCTTGGTAGCCAAGTCACTTCCACCTAAAGAAGATGTGAAACTTGACGAAGAAAAGGACAAACAAACGATCACGGATGTGGCGTTAGAAGATCGATCAAAACTTAAAGAGGTTGAAGTCGAAGCGGAGGAGACAGTCCTTCGTTTTTTTAATGCCGTAAATAAACGTCTTGCCAGCTATGAGGCTGATGAAGGAGTAACGGACTCTATCATTTTGGATTATGCCGAGGATGAGATCCTGAATGCATTTGAAGAAACATGGGAAGCTGAACAAGGTAAGCTTCAGCTGTCGTTGGTCAAAGCAATGACTCTAGCTGGTGTGATGGGCGCAGAAAAGGCAACATCACTTCTTACAACAGAGATCAAGCCACGCATCGTGCGAAGTGACATAAGAGAGGATCTACTTCAGCAATCTGCCGAACGAATTAAAGGCATGGAAGAAACGACCATGAAAAGAATTCGTGAAGAGTTGGCAAACGGCTTCGAAGAAAACCTTGGTTGGCGTAAGATAACAAAGAGGTTAGAGCCGATCATCATGGATAAGGAAAGAGCCAGCCTTATAGCCAGAAACGAACTAAGCTGGGCTTACGATCGAATGCAAATTCGAACCTATAAAGGTGCTGGCATTAAGAGGGTCCAATGTGATGAGGTTTTAGACATGCGCACCTGCGATAAATGCCGAACTAGGCATGGGAAAACATATGACATTGACGACTATCCAGGTCTTGCCCATCCATTGTGCAGGGTTAGTTGGTTGCCAGTGGATGAATAG
- a CDS encoding DNA packaging protein encodes MSNITFAKEILKKISDLAKKNPLEGEKASEILRSFEQFSEKCLKIKTTKGVILPFVLNTAQRKLARGIFEAISKGKAVRIIILKARQLGFSTLAEAIVYYLTSLQEAKNSYIVAHEDEAVNNLFDMFKLYYEMVPTVYKPMKKHDNSKKLTFENPTSFESDKKRNPGLKSKITVASAEKKSLGRSGTIHYLHISELAFWPENRQSKHMLSLLQALSDAPGTLCIIESTANGIGEYFQQMWERAVNGKNDYTPIFVAWHENPDYAEPFNTSAEKKLFEEKLSTDEIELRKRFNLTLEQLKWRQVTIKNKCGGDPKSFQQEYPAFPEEAFLVSGRSSFNQEQVNKDLNSARIPIKTHNDGDIWVWEEPIEGELYDAGADVAEGLDDDDHDSSTFSIRKRSTGEKVAECQCKEEPFQFANILDEWGHKYNNALLGVERNNHGHAVLAVLIHNHDYPNLYYHADYDSKTKEMQRRPGWPTTPKTRPILVENYRQDYKEGEIDVPSKRQLSEMRTFIKKNGKHQHQVGCHDDILIADMICWEMRKYTHKGQIKAYGFSIMPDLDSLFA; translated from the coding sequence ATGAGTAACATTACTTTTGCGAAAGAAATCCTGAAAAAGATTAGTGATTTAGCAAAGAAGAATCCTCTTGAAGGAGAAAAGGCTTCTGAAATACTAAGGAGTTTTGAACAGTTCTCGGAGAAGTGTCTCAAGATAAAAACAACAAAAGGAGTTATCTTGCCATTTGTTTTGAATACAGCTCAACGCAAATTAGCGAGGGGGATCTTTGAAGCTATATCTAAAGGTAAAGCAGTTCGAATCATTATCCTTAAAGCCCGTCAATTAGGATTTTCTACCCTAGCGGAGGCGATTGTGTATTATCTTACTTCTCTTCAAGAAGCCAAAAACTCTTACATCGTTGCTCATGAGGATGAGGCTGTTAACAACCTGTTCGATATGTTCAAGTTGTATTATGAGATGGTTCCGACAGTCTACAAGCCCATGAAAAAGCACGACAACAGCAAAAAGCTTACCTTTGAAAATCCAACGTCATTTGAATCTGATAAAAAACGTAATCCTGGATTGAAATCGAAAATTACTGTTGCATCTGCTGAGAAGAAATCTCTCGGACGTTCTGGGACGATTCATTACTTGCATATCTCGGAGCTTGCGTTCTGGCCTGAAAATAGACAATCAAAGCACATGCTGTCATTGCTACAAGCATTATCAGATGCCCCAGGAACATTGTGTATCATTGAGTCCACAGCAAACGGTATAGGAGAGTATTTTCAGCAGATGTGGGAAAGAGCTGTAAACGGTAAAAACGACTATACCCCCATATTTGTCGCTTGGCACGAAAATCCCGATTATGCTGAACCGTTTAATACAAGCGCTGAGAAGAAACTTTTCGAGGAGAAACTTTCGACAGACGAAATTGAGCTTAGAAAACGATTCAACCTCACGTTAGAACAATTAAAATGGCGACAAGTTACAATAAAAAACAAGTGTGGAGGCGATCCGAAGTCGTTCCAACAGGAGTACCCTGCGTTTCCAGAGGAAGCATTTTTAGTTTCAGGTAGATCGAGCTTTAATCAAGAGCAGGTCAACAAGGATCTGAATAGTGCACGAATCCCAATAAAAACACATAATGACGGTGATATTTGGGTGTGGGAAGAACCCATAGAAGGTGAGTTATATGACGCGGGGGCTGACGTGGCAGAAGGTTTAGACGATGACGATCACGACTCCTCAACGTTTTCTATTCGTAAAAGGAGCACAGGAGAAAAGGTAGCTGAGTGCCAATGCAAAGAGGAACCTTTTCAGTTTGCTAACATCCTGGATGAGTGGGGTCATAAGTACAATAACGCTTTGTTAGGCGTTGAACGGAATAATCACGGACATGCTGTATTAGCAGTACTCATTCACAATCATGATTACCCTAACCTTTATTATCACGCCGATTACGATTCTAAGACGAAAGAAATGCAAAGGCGTCCTGGGTGGCCAACTACACCAAAGACTCGTCCCATTCTCGTAGAAAACTATCGACAAGACTATAAAGAGGGTGAAATTGATGTGCCGTCCAAACGACAGCTGTCCGAAATGAGGACATTCATCAAGAAGAACGGTAAGCATCAACATCAAGTTGGCTGTCACGACGATATCTTGATTGCAGATATGATCTGTTGGGAGATGCGAAAATACACACACAAAGGGCAAATAAAGGCCTATGGCTTCTCAATCATGCCTGACTTAGACTCATTATTCGCATAG
- a CDS encoding site-specific integrase translates to MNTVQPIRDTKKIKIIRDFLKKTNLRNYALFEVGIRIGLRISDLLELKWKDVLENEKKFKDRIIIKEEKTEKTKSFFLQEDAIKALKEYMSSIENLNTDWYIFKSRKGENRPIDRFQAHKIISEAAQVARIADPIGTHSLRKTFGYHAYKQGTDIVLLMDVFNHSTPSMTKKYIGITDDDIKDVYINLKL, encoded by the coding sequence ATGAATACTGTTCAGCCGATAAGAGATACGAAAAAAATAAAAATCATAAGAGACTTTTTGAAGAAAACTAACCTTAGAAATTATGCATTGTTTGAAGTTGGAATCAGAATTGGATTGCGTATATCTGATCTGCTCGAACTAAAGTGGAAAGATGTACTGGAGAATGAAAAGAAGTTTAAAGATCGCATTATCATCAAAGAGGAAAAAACGGAGAAGACAAAAAGCTTTTTCCTTCAAGAAGATGCGATTAAAGCATTGAAAGAGTACATGTCCAGTATTGAGAATTTGAACACAGACTGGTACATATTTAAATCGCGCAAAGGAGAAAACAGACCAATCGATCGTTTTCAAGCGCATAAGATCATAAGTGAAGCAGCTCAAGTGGCACGTATTGCTGATCCTATCGGAACGCACTCACTTAGAAAGACATTCGGGTATCATGCTTATAAACAAGGAACTGATATTGTTTTATTGATGGACGTGTTTAATCACAGCACGCCGTCTATGACAAAGAAATACATTGGAATCACCGACGATGACATCAAAGATGTTTATATAAACCTAAAGCTTTAA